From Mytilus edulis chromosome 8, xbMytEdul2.2, whole genome shotgun sequence, one genomic window encodes:
- the LOC139486955 gene encoding alpha-(1,3)-fucosyltransferase C-like, protein MIWWNKKALVVIIMLCIACISFSGNMIRLRGTVKTQKRLVSTYLDNTLSNGLQNITSSIGRMYVKHNCTKREYEFDKTANMSSNDNTMPTIFMYERHPWDWFKPFNTSDRCCTKCLFTSNPQFYNMSKVVIFFRRLKRLPPKKLAGQIWVYFTNESPTFRQILPKNIAWTKSMYFDLIMSYRPESDITLPFGVLTKKENPNKLNYTKIFLAKQKDIAWIVSHCETSSRREQYVKELQKYINVDIYGECGNLSCHQQHPIQMSNLKACKSYVSQNYKFYLSFENSLCMNYVSEKVYDIFEDDNMMLPVVRGAPNISSVLPEGTFIPTSKFSSPKQLAAFLTEIGSSEKKYTSYLRRKHSYSLTNWESNFKTAICDLCTQIKNKKLANKKINVYDRLKEGKCFKPTDIIHA, encoded by the coding sequence ATGATTTGGTGGAATAAGAAAGCTTTGGTTGTTATAATAATGCTTTGTATTGCATGTATATCATTTTCGGGAAATATGATCCGATTACGTGGAACTGTAAAAACGCAAAAACGATTGGTGTCAACCTATCTTGATAACACACTTTCAAATGGCCTGCAAAATATAACTTCATCGATTGGTAGGATGTATGTAAAACACAACTGTACAAAGAGAGAATACGAGTTTGATAAAACAGCTAATATGTCTAGCAACGACAATACCATGCCGACTATATTTATGTACGAAAGACACCCTTGGGACTGGTTTAAACCATTTAACACATCAGACAGGTGTTGTACAAAATGTTTGTTTACTAGCAACCCTCAGTTTTATAATATGAGCAAAGTAGTGATTTTTTTCAGAAGACTTAAAAGACTTCCACCTAAAAAGCTAGCTGGCCAGATATGGGTTTATTTTACAAACGAATCACCTACTTTCAGGCAGATACTACCAAAGAACATTGCTTGGACAAAATCGATGTATTTTGATTTGATAATGTCGTATCGACCTGAATCTGACATTACCCTACCATTCGGAGTTTtgactaaaaaagaaaatccGAATAAATTGAATTATACTAAAATTTTCCTggcaaaacaaaaagatatagCATGGATAGTAAGTCACTGTGAGACAAGCTCCAGAAGAGAGCAATATGTGaaagaattacaaaaatatattaacGTAGATATTTATGGTGAATGTGGAAACTTGAGCTGTCATCAGCAACATCCAATACAAATGTCAAATCTTAAAGCATGTAAATCGTATGTTAGTCAAAATTACAAATTCTATTTGTCTTTTGAAAATTCGTTGTGTATGAACTATGTTTCCGAAAAAGTCTATGATATATTTGAGGACGATAATATGATGTTACCAGTAGTTCGTGGAGCTCCAAATATTTCATCAGTGCTTCCTGAGGGAACCTTTATTCCAACAAGTAAATTTTCGTCACCAAAACAGCTTGCTGCATTTCTAACAGAAATTGGTTCATCAGAAAAGAAATACACATCTTATCTTAGGAGGAAACATTCATACAGTCTTACAAACTGGGAATCTAATTTCAAAACAGCCATATGTGATTTGtgtacacaaataaaaaataaaaaacttgcaaataaaaaaatcaatgtttatgACCGTCTTAAGGAAGGCAAGTGTTTCAAACCTACTGATATAATACATGCATAA